From a single Aythya fuligula isolate bAytFul2 chromosome 16, bAytFul2.pri, whole genome shotgun sequence genomic region:
- the SLC12A5 gene encoding solute carrier family 12 member 5: protein MLNNLTDCEDGDGGASQGDGNPKESSPFINSTDLEKGKEYDGKNMALFEEEMDTSPMVSSLLSGLANYTNLPQGSREHEEAENNDGGKKKPVQAPRMGTFMGVYLPCLQNIFGVILFLRLTWVVGIAGIMESFCMVFLCCSCTMLTAISMSAIATNGVVPAGGSYYMISRSLGPEFGGAVGLCFYLGTTFAGAMYILGTIEILLAYIFPPMAIFKAEDASGEAAAMLNNMRVYGTCVLTCMATVVFVGVKYVNKFALVFLGCVILSILAIYAGVIKSAFDPPSFPICLLGNRTLSRHGFDLCTKVVVEGNETVGSKLWELFCTSRFLNATCDEYFTMNNVTEIEGIPGAASGLIQENLWSSYLTKGVIVEKRGLPSVSPPDTPVDMDQPYVFSDMTSYFTLLVGIYFPSVTGIMAGSNRSGDLRDAQKSIPTGTILAIATTSAVYISSVVLFGACIEGVVLRDKFGEAVNGNLVVGTLAWPSPWVIVIGSFFSTCGAGLQSLTGAPRLLQAISRDGIVPFLRVFGHGKANGEPTWALLLTACICEIGILIASLDEVAPILSMFFLMCYMFVNLACAVQTLLRTPNWRPRFRYYHWTLSFLGMSLCLALMFICSWYYALVAMLIAGLIYKYIEYRGAEKEWGDGIRGLSLSAARYALLRLEEGPPHTKNWRPQLLVLVRVDQEQNVVHPQLLSFTSQLKAGKGLTIVASVLEGTFLDNHPQAQRAEESIRRLMEAEKVKGFCQVVISSNLRDGMSHLIQSSGLGGLQHNTVLVGWPRSWRQKEDHQTWRNFIELVRETTAGHLALLVAKNVAMFPGNQERFSEGHIDVWWIVHDGGMLMLLPFLLRHHKVWRKCKMRIFTVAQMDDNSIQMKKDLTTFLYHLRITAEVEVVEMHESDISAYTYEKTLVMEQRSQILKQMHLTKNEREREIQSITDESRGSIRRKNPANTRLRLSVPEEQVGDGEEKPEEEVQLIHDKNATTFSSSSQSPADEAETAPEKVHLTWTKEKTVAEKNKSKSPVSPEGIKDFFNMKPEWENLNQSNVRRMHTAVKLNEVIVKKSQDAKLVLLNMPGPPRNRKGDENYMEFLEVLTEHLDRVLLVRGGGREVITIYS, encoded by the exons ATGCTGAATAACCTGACGGACTGCGAGGACGGCGACGGGGGGGCGAGTCAAG GCGATGGCAATCCCAAGGAGAGCAGTCCCTTCATCAACAGCACAGACCTGGAGAAGGGCAAAGAATACGATGGCAAGAACATGGCCCTCTTCGAG GAGGAGATGGACACCAGCCCGATGGTCTCGTCCCTGCTGAGCGGGCTGGCCAACTACACCAACCTGCCGCAGGGCAGCCGGGAGCACGAGGAGGCCGAGAACAATGACGGGGGCAAGAAGAAGCCGGTTCAG GCTCCACGGATGGGCACCTTCATGGGCGTCTACCTGCCCTGTCTCCAGAACATCTTTGGGGTCATCCTGTTCCTGCGCCTCACCTGGGTGGTGGGGATCGCCGGCATCATGGAGTCCTTCTGCATGgtcttcctctgctgctcctgc ACGATGCTGACAGCCATTTCCATGAGTGCGATTGCCACCAACGGCGTGGTGCCAG CGGGCGGCTCCTATTACATGATCTCTCGCTCCCTGGGACCTGAGTTTGGTGGGGCCGTGGGGCTCTGCTTCTACCTGGGCACCACCTTTGCCGGCGCAATGTACATCCTAGGCACCATTGAAATCCTTCTG GCCTACATCTTCCCACCCATGGCCATCTTCAAGGCCGAGGATGCcagcggggaggcggcggcgatGCTCAACAACATGCGCGTCTACGGCACCTGCGTCCTGACCTGCATGGCCACCGTGGTGTTCGTGGGTGTCAAGTACGTCAACAAGTTTGCCCTGGTCTTCCTGGGCTGCGTCATCCTCTCCATCCTTGCCATCTATGCCGGTGTCATCAAGTCAGCCTTCGACCCACCGAGCTTCCC GATCTGCCTGCTGGGGAACAGGACCCTCTCGCGCCACGGATTCGACCTCTGCACcaaggtggtggtggagggcAACGAGACGGTGGGCTCCAAGCTCTGGGAGCTCTTCTGCACCTCCCGCTTTCTCAACGCCACCTGCGACGAGTATTTCACCATGAACAACGTGACCGAGATTGAGGGCATCCCCGGTGCTGCCAGCGGCCTCATCCAGG AGAACCTCTGGAGCTCCTACCTGACCAAGGGTGTGATCGTGGAGAAGCGGGGGCTGCCCTCCGTGAGCCCCCCCGACACGCCAGTGGACATGGACCAGCCCTACGTCTTCAGCGACATGACCTCCTACTTCACCCTGCTCGTGGGCATCTACTTCCCCTCGGTCACAG gcaTCATGGCTGGCTCCAACCGCTCCGGGGACCTGCGGGACGCGCAGAAGTCCATCCCCACAGGCACCATCCTGGCCATCGCCACCACCTCTGCGGTCT ACATCAGCTCCGTCGTGCTCTTTGGGGCGTGCATCGAGGGGGTCGTCCTGCGCGACAA GTTTGGTGAAGCTGTCAACGGGAACCTGGTGGTCGGCACCCTGGCGTGGCCGTCCCCATGGGTCATTGTCATCGGCTCCTTCTTCTCCACAtgcggggctgggctgcagagccTCACCGGAGCCCCGCGCCTCCTGCAAgccatctccagggatgggatcGTGCCGTTCCTCAGG GTCTTCGGCCATGGCAAAGCCAACGGGGAGCCCACATGGGCTCTGCTGCTCACCGCCTGCATCTGTGAGATCGGGATCCTGATCGCTTCCCTGGACGAGGTGGCTCCTATCCTGTCCAT GTTTTTCCTCATGTGCTACATGTTCGTCAACCTGGCCTGCGCGGTGCAGACGCTGCTGCGGACACCCAACTGGCGGCCACGCTTCCGCTACTACCACTG GACCCTCTCTTTCCTGGGCATGAGCCTGTGCCTGGCGCTGATGTTCATCTGCTCCTGGTACTACGCGCTGGTCGCCATGCTGATCGCCGGCCTCATTTACAAATACATCGAGTACCGCGG ggcgGAGAAGGAGTGGGGTGACGGGATCCGGGGGCTGTCGCTGAGTGCTGCCCGCTACGCCCTGCTGCGGCTGGAGGAAGGGCCCCCCCACACCAAGAACTGGAG GCCCCAGCTGCTGGTTCTGGTCCGTGTGGATCAGGAGCAGAACGTGgtgcacccacagctcctgtcCTTCACTTCACAGCTCAAAGCAGGCAAGGGCCTCACCATTGTGGCCTCTgtgctggaagggaccttcctGGACAACCACCCGCAGGCGCAGAGAGCCGAGGAG TCCATCCGCCGCCTGATGGAAGCGGAGAAGGTGAAGGGCTTCTGCCAGGTGGTGATCTCCTCCAACCTGCGGGACGGCATGTCGCACCTCATCCAGTCCAGCGGGCTGGGCGGGCTGCAGCACAACACGGTGCTGGTGGGCTGGCCCCGCAGCTGGCGCCAGAAGGAGGACCACCAGACCTGGAGGAACTTCATCG aGCTGGTGCGAGAGACCACGGCCGGGCACCTGGCCCTGCTGGTGGCCAAGAACGTCGCCATGTTCCCGGGCAACCAGGAGCGCTTCTCGGAGGGCCACATCGACGTCTGGTGGATTGTCCATGACGGGGGGATGCTcatgctgctgcccttcctcctgcGGCACCACAAG GTCTGGCGCAAGTGCAAGATGCGTATCTTCACGGTGGCACAGATGGATGACAACAGCATCCAGATGAAGAAGGACCTGACGACATTCCTGTACCACCTGCGCATCACAGcggaggtggaggtggtggagaTG caTGAGAGCGACATCTCTGCCTACACCTATGAGAAGACGCTGGTGATGGAGCAGCGCTCCCAGATCCTCAAGCAAATGCACCTCACCAAGAACGAGCGGGAGCGGGAG ATCCAGAGCATCACGGACGAGTCTCGCGGCTCCATCCGGCGCAAGAACCCAGCCAACACACGCCTGCGCCTGAGTGTCCCCGAGGAGCAGGTGGGCGACGGAGAGGAGAAGCCGGAGGAGGAG GTCCAGCTCATCCACGACAAAAACGCCACCaccttctccagcagctcccagtccCCTGCCGATGAGGCGGAGACGGCCCCTGAGAAGGTGCATCTCACCTGGACCAAGGAGAAGACCGTGGCTGAGAAGAACAAGAGCAAGAGCCCCGTCAGCCCTGAGGGCATCAAGGACTTCTTCAATATGAAGCC GGAGTGGGAGAACCT GAACCAGTCCAACGTGAGGAGGATGCACACAGCTGTGAAGCTCAACGAAGTGATCGTGAAAAAGTCCCAGGACGCCAAGCTGGTCCTGCTGAACATGCCGGGGCCACCCCGCAACCGGAAAGGGGATGAAAACT ACATGGAGTTTCTGGAGGTGCTGACGGAGCACCTGGACCGAGTGCTTCTGGTGCGTGGTGGGGGCCGGGAAGTCATCACCATCTACTCCTGA
- the NCOA5 gene encoding nuclear receptor coactivator 5 isoform X3, with the protein MNKASSRSSPARREPYAYGDGRDTRRDRSPLRGSPRRDPRDGRDGRNGRDSRDARDIRARDMRDARDHRDPRDLRDLRDPRDIRDPRDLRDPRDVRDFRDPREPLYDRYRDPRDMRNPRDMRDPRDARDPRDMRDPRDPLYRRDETYDRYLRLEDYYRRKDDSYYDRYKEHFDRAPVNSEDRLKREERRREELYRQYYEEIKRRFDAERPVDCSVIVVNKQTKEYAESVGRKVRDLGMVVDLIFLNTEMSLTQALDDVSRGGSPFAIVITQQHQVHRSCTVNIMFGTPQEHRNMPQADAMVLVARNYERYKTESREKEREEIARQAAKMADEAVLQERERPPPVEEGARGGHPPGIQTLLNLLADNRYLTAEETDKVINYLRDRKERLLRGSTDSLQAPMSRQSLGAPSASSLGSQSSLPSAQAHQGSQPLVSAPSVPVSSANPQQELQAKILSLFNSGAAAAAVANSSSATSAGTSGGTPSQNFASMASGQARSAQMSAGNLNQAQQRLQTPSAQLPALQGPSRNAGPRPGAPPPAQALYGQHQNRLPAPGSVPAQRPVSSGINFDNPSVQKALDTLIQSGPALSHLVSQTVAQGRAGSSAQQPMGSYQRHY; encoded by the exons atgaataAGGCTTCATCAAGGTCCAGTCCGGCACGAAG AGAGCCATATGCCTACGGGGATGGCCGAGATACCAGACGCGATCGCTCCCCTCTTCGGGGGAGCCCACGGAGAGATCCCAGAGATGGCAGGGATGGTAGAAACGGACGAGATTCCAGAGACGCTCGAGACATTCGAGCTAGAGACATGCGTGATGCTAGAGACCACAGGGACCCACGGGACCTGCGAGACCTTCGAGACCCCCGGGATATCAGGGATCCAAGAGACTTACGGGACCCTCGTGATGTTAGAGACTTCCGTGACCCCCGGGAGCCGCTGTACGATCGATACAGGGACCCGCGGGACATGAGGAATCCACGGGACATGAGGGATCCGCGGGATGCGAGGGATCCGCGGGATATGAGAGACCCTCGGGACCCTCTGTACAG GCGAGATGAGACTTACGACCGTTACCTTCGCCTTGAAGACTACTATCGGCGGAAGGACGACTCGTACTACGACCGTTACAAAGAGCATTTTGATAGAGCACCAGTGAATTCAGAAG ACCGTCTCAAGCGTGAGGAGCGACGGCGAGAGGAGCTTTACCGCCAGTACTACGAGGAAATCAAGAGACGTTTTGATGCAGAGAGACCTGTGGATTGTTCTGTGATAGTGGTGAACAAACAGACAAA GGAGTACGCGGAGTCAGTGGGGCGGAAGGTGCGGGATCTGGGCATGGTAGTGGACCTGATCTTCCTCAACACCGAGATGTCACTGACGCAAGCCTTGGACGATGTGAGCAGAGGAGGGTCTCCTTTTGCCATCGTCATCACCCAGCAGCATCAAGTTCACCGTTCTTGCACTGTTAACATCATGTTTGGCACCCCACAAG AACACCGCAACATGCCACAAGCTGACGCCATGGTGCTGGTGGCAAGGAATTACGAGCGCTACAAAACAGAGTCACGGGAGAAGGAGCGTGAAGAAATTGCCCGGCAGGCTGCCAAGATGGCAGATGAGGCCGTGCTGCAAGAGCGAGAGCGCCCACCCCCTGTGGAGGAGGGGGCCAGAGGGGGTCACCCTCCGGGGATCCAGACTCTCTTGAACCTTCTGGCAGACAATCGCTATCTGACTGCTGAGGAGACTGATAAAGTAATTAATTACTTGAGAGACCGGAAAGAAAGGTTACTTAGGGGAAGCACTGATTCTCTGCAGG CACCCATGTCAAGACAGTCTCTGGGAGCACCTTCAGCGTCATCTCTGGGCAGTCAGTCCAGCCTTCCAAGCGCTCAGGCTCATCAGGGTTCACAGCCTCTGGTCTCTGCTCCTTCTGTTCCAGTGTCCTCTGCTAATCCTCAGCAGGAGCTTCAGGCAAAAATCCTCAGTCTCTTCAAcagtggggcagcagcagctgctgtagcaAACAGCAGTTCTGCAACCTCTGCGGGCACATCGGGTGGCACACCGAGTCAGAACTTCGCTAGCATGGCCAGCGGTCAGGCCCGATCAGCACAGATGAGTGCTGGAAATTTAAACCAGGCTCAGCAGAGATTGCAGACTCCAAGCGCACAGCTTCCTGCCCTCCAAGGCCCTTCAAGAAATGCAGGTCCAAGACCTGGAGCTCCTCCGCCAGCTCAGGCACTCTATGGCCAGCACCAGAATCgcctccctgcccctggcagTGTACCTGCTCAAAGGCCAGTCTCGTCTGGTATCAACTTTGACAACCCTAGTGTACAGAAAGCCTTGGACACCCTTATCCAGAGTGGTCCTGCACTCTCCCACCTAGTGAGCCAAACAGTGGCTCAGGGGCGAGCAGGGTCCTCTGCCCAGCAACCCATGGGTTCCTACCAGCGACACTATTAA
- the NCOA5 gene encoding nuclear receptor coactivator 5 isoform X1, with the protein MARGRKSNSIKQSDFTNSTNPQDLERRLFVGNLPTDHMTREEMEEIFSKYGKIRALSMYHGYGFVQYDRLEDVQAALDGEKGRLYKGYRLDINKAAERRNMNKASSRSSPARREPYAYGDGRDTRRDRSPLRGSPRRDPRDGRDGRNGRDSRDARDIRARDMRDARDHRDPRDLRDLRDPRDIRDPRDLRDPRDVRDFRDPREPLYDRYRDPRDMRNPRDMRDPRDARDPRDMRDPRDPLYRRDETYDRYLRLEDYYRRKDDSYYDRYKEHFDRAPVNSEDRLKREERRREELYRQYYEEIKRRFDAERPVDCSVIVVNKQTKEYAESVGRKVRDLGMVVDLIFLNTEMSLTQALDDVSRGGSPFAIVITQQHQVHRSCTVNIMFGTPQEHRNMPQADAMVLVARNYERYKTESREKEREEIARQAAKMADEAVLQERERPPPVEEGARGGHPPGIQTLLNLLADNRYLTAEETDKVINYLRDRKERLLRGSTDSLQAPMSRQSLGAPSASSLGSQSSLPSAQAHQGSQPLVSAPSVPVSSANPQQELQAKILSLFNSGAAAAAVANSSSATSAGTSGGTPSQNFASMASGQARSAQMSAGNLNQAQQRLQTPSAQLPALQGPSRNAGPRPGAPPPAQALYGQHQNRLPAPGSVPAQRPVSSGINFDNPSVQKALDTLIQSGPALSHLVSQTVAQGRAGSSAQQPMGSYQRHY; encoded by the exons TCGAGGACGCAAGAGCAATAGCATCAAACAGAGCGACTTCACTAACAGCACCAATCCGCAGGATTTAGAGAGAAGACTTTTTGTCGGCAATTTGCCCACAGACCACATGACTCgtgaagaaatggaagagatattttcaaaatatggcAAAATCAGGG CCCTCAGCATGTACCATGGCTATGGGTTCGTGCAGTATGACCGTCTAGAAGATGTCCAGGCCGCTCTGGACGGTGAGAAGGGTCGCCTTTATAAAGGGTATAGATTAG ATATTAATAAAGCAGcggaaagaagaaatatgaataAGGCTTCATCAAGGTCCAGTCCGGCACGAAG AGAGCCATATGCCTACGGGGATGGCCGAGATACCAGACGCGATCGCTCCCCTCTTCGGGGGAGCCCACGGAGAGATCCCAGAGATGGCAGGGATGGTAGAAACGGACGAGATTCCAGAGACGCTCGAGACATTCGAGCTAGAGACATGCGTGATGCTAGAGACCACAGGGACCCACGGGACCTGCGAGACCTTCGAGACCCCCGGGATATCAGGGATCCAAGAGACTTACGGGACCCTCGTGATGTTAGAGACTTCCGTGACCCCCGGGAGCCGCTGTACGATCGATACAGGGACCCGCGGGACATGAGGAATCCACGGGACATGAGGGATCCGCGGGATGCGAGGGATCCGCGGGATATGAGAGACCCTCGGGACCCTCTGTACAG GCGAGATGAGACTTACGACCGTTACCTTCGCCTTGAAGACTACTATCGGCGGAAGGACGACTCGTACTACGACCGTTACAAAGAGCATTTTGATAGAGCACCAGTGAATTCAGAAG ACCGTCTCAAGCGTGAGGAGCGACGGCGAGAGGAGCTTTACCGCCAGTACTACGAGGAAATCAAGAGACGTTTTGATGCAGAGAGACCTGTGGATTGTTCTGTGATAGTGGTGAACAAACAGACAAA GGAGTACGCGGAGTCAGTGGGGCGGAAGGTGCGGGATCTGGGCATGGTAGTGGACCTGATCTTCCTCAACACCGAGATGTCACTGACGCAAGCCTTGGACGATGTGAGCAGAGGAGGGTCTCCTTTTGCCATCGTCATCACCCAGCAGCATCAAGTTCACCGTTCTTGCACTGTTAACATCATGTTTGGCACCCCACAAG AACACCGCAACATGCCACAAGCTGACGCCATGGTGCTGGTGGCAAGGAATTACGAGCGCTACAAAACAGAGTCACGGGAGAAGGAGCGTGAAGAAATTGCCCGGCAGGCTGCCAAGATGGCAGATGAGGCCGTGCTGCAAGAGCGAGAGCGCCCACCCCCTGTGGAGGAGGGGGCCAGAGGGGGTCACCCTCCGGGGATCCAGACTCTCTTGAACCTTCTGGCAGACAATCGCTATCTGACTGCTGAGGAGACTGATAAAGTAATTAATTACTTGAGAGACCGGAAAGAAAGGTTACTTAGGGGAAGCACTGATTCTCTGCAGG CACCCATGTCAAGACAGTCTCTGGGAGCACCTTCAGCGTCATCTCTGGGCAGTCAGTCCAGCCTTCCAAGCGCTCAGGCTCATCAGGGTTCACAGCCTCTGGTCTCTGCTCCTTCTGTTCCAGTGTCCTCTGCTAATCCTCAGCAGGAGCTTCAGGCAAAAATCCTCAGTCTCTTCAAcagtggggcagcagcagctgctgtagcaAACAGCAGTTCTGCAACCTCTGCGGGCACATCGGGTGGCACACCGAGTCAGAACTTCGCTAGCATGGCCAGCGGTCAGGCCCGATCAGCACAGATGAGTGCTGGAAATTTAAACCAGGCTCAGCAGAGATTGCAGACTCCAAGCGCACAGCTTCCTGCCCTCCAAGGCCCTTCAAGAAATGCAGGTCCAAGACCTGGAGCTCCTCCGCCAGCTCAGGCACTCTATGGCCAGCACCAGAATCgcctccctgcccctggcagTGTACCTGCTCAAAGGCCAGTCTCGTCTGGTATCAACTTTGACAACCCTAGTGTACAGAAAGCCTTGGACACCCTTATCCAGAGTGGTCCTGCACTCTCCCACCTAGTGAGCCAAACAGTGGCTCAGGGGCGAGCAGGGTCCTCTGCCCAGCAACCCATGGGTTCCTACCAGCGACACTATTAA
- the NCOA5 gene encoding nuclear receptor coactivator 5 isoform X2 produces the protein MARGRKSNSIKQSDFTNSTNPQDLERRLFVGNLPTDHMTREEMEEIFSKYGKIRDINKAAERRNMNKASSRSSPARREPYAYGDGRDTRRDRSPLRGSPRRDPRDGRDGRNGRDSRDARDIRARDMRDARDHRDPRDLRDLRDPRDIRDPRDLRDPRDVRDFRDPREPLYDRYRDPRDMRNPRDMRDPRDARDPRDMRDPRDPLYRRDETYDRYLRLEDYYRRKDDSYYDRYKEHFDRAPVNSEDRLKREERRREELYRQYYEEIKRRFDAERPVDCSVIVVNKQTKEYAESVGRKVRDLGMVVDLIFLNTEMSLTQALDDVSRGGSPFAIVITQQHQVHRSCTVNIMFGTPQEHRNMPQADAMVLVARNYERYKTESREKEREEIARQAAKMADEAVLQERERPPPVEEGARGGHPPGIQTLLNLLADNRYLTAEETDKVINYLRDRKERLLRGSTDSLQAPMSRQSLGAPSASSLGSQSSLPSAQAHQGSQPLVSAPSVPVSSANPQQELQAKILSLFNSGAAAAAVANSSSATSAGTSGGTPSQNFASMASGQARSAQMSAGNLNQAQQRLQTPSAQLPALQGPSRNAGPRPGAPPPAQALYGQHQNRLPAPGSVPAQRPVSSGINFDNPSVQKALDTLIQSGPALSHLVSQTVAQGRAGSSAQQPMGSYQRHY, from the exons TCGAGGACGCAAGAGCAATAGCATCAAACAGAGCGACTTCACTAACAGCACCAATCCGCAGGATTTAGAGAGAAGACTTTTTGTCGGCAATTTGCCCACAGACCACATGACTCgtgaagaaatggaagagatattttcaaaatatggcAAAATCAGGG ATATTAATAAAGCAGcggaaagaagaaatatgaataAGGCTTCATCAAGGTCCAGTCCGGCACGAAG AGAGCCATATGCCTACGGGGATGGCCGAGATACCAGACGCGATCGCTCCCCTCTTCGGGGGAGCCCACGGAGAGATCCCAGAGATGGCAGGGATGGTAGAAACGGACGAGATTCCAGAGACGCTCGAGACATTCGAGCTAGAGACATGCGTGATGCTAGAGACCACAGGGACCCACGGGACCTGCGAGACCTTCGAGACCCCCGGGATATCAGGGATCCAAGAGACTTACGGGACCCTCGTGATGTTAGAGACTTCCGTGACCCCCGGGAGCCGCTGTACGATCGATACAGGGACCCGCGGGACATGAGGAATCCACGGGACATGAGGGATCCGCGGGATGCGAGGGATCCGCGGGATATGAGAGACCCTCGGGACCCTCTGTACAG GCGAGATGAGACTTACGACCGTTACCTTCGCCTTGAAGACTACTATCGGCGGAAGGACGACTCGTACTACGACCGTTACAAAGAGCATTTTGATAGAGCACCAGTGAATTCAGAAG ACCGTCTCAAGCGTGAGGAGCGACGGCGAGAGGAGCTTTACCGCCAGTACTACGAGGAAATCAAGAGACGTTTTGATGCAGAGAGACCTGTGGATTGTTCTGTGATAGTGGTGAACAAACAGACAAA GGAGTACGCGGAGTCAGTGGGGCGGAAGGTGCGGGATCTGGGCATGGTAGTGGACCTGATCTTCCTCAACACCGAGATGTCACTGACGCAAGCCTTGGACGATGTGAGCAGAGGAGGGTCTCCTTTTGCCATCGTCATCACCCAGCAGCATCAAGTTCACCGTTCTTGCACTGTTAACATCATGTTTGGCACCCCACAAG AACACCGCAACATGCCACAAGCTGACGCCATGGTGCTGGTGGCAAGGAATTACGAGCGCTACAAAACAGAGTCACGGGAGAAGGAGCGTGAAGAAATTGCCCGGCAGGCTGCCAAGATGGCAGATGAGGCCGTGCTGCAAGAGCGAGAGCGCCCACCCCCTGTGGAGGAGGGGGCCAGAGGGGGTCACCCTCCGGGGATCCAGACTCTCTTGAACCTTCTGGCAGACAATCGCTATCTGACTGCTGAGGAGACTGATAAAGTAATTAATTACTTGAGAGACCGGAAAGAAAGGTTACTTAGGGGAAGCACTGATTCTCTGCAGG CACCCATGTCAAGACAGTCTCTGGGAGCACCTTCAGCGTCATCTCTGGGCAGTCAGTCCAGCCTTCCAAGCGCTCAGGCTCATCAGGGTTCACAGCCTCTGGTCTCTGCTCCTTCTGTTCCAGTGTCCTCTGCTAATCCTCAGCAGGAGCTTCAGGCAAAAATCCTCAGTCTCTTCAAcagtggggcagcagcagctgctgtagcaAACAGCAGTTCTGCAACCTCTGCGGGCACATCGGGTGGCACACCGAGTCAGAACTTCGCTAGCATGGCCAGCGGTCAGGCCCGATCAGCACAGATGAGTGCTGGAAATTTAAACCAGGCTCAGCAGAGATTGCAGACTCCAAGCGCACAGCTTCCTGCCCTCCAAGGCCCTTCAAGAAATGCAGGTCCAAGACCTGGAGCTCCTCCGCCAGCTCAGGCACTCTATGGCCAGCACCAGAATCgcctccctgcccctggcagTGTACCTGCTCAAAGGCCAGTCTCGTCTGGTATCAACTTTGACAACCCTAGTGTACAGAAAGCCTTGGACACCCTTATCCAGAGTGGTCCTGCACTCTCCCACCTAGTGAGCCAAACAGTGGCTCAGGGGCGAGCAGGGTCCTCTGCCCAGCAACCCATGGGTTCCTACCAGCGACACTATTAA